Part of the Ptiloglossa arizonensis isolate GNS036 chromosome 7, iyPtiAriz1_principal, whole genome shotgun sequence genome, ATTTAAACTGTGAATTTCATAATATGAATTTACTTTATTTGCAGTTTTACAAGCACAATGGATCAAATAAAGAAGCTCACAGAGCCTGGACGCCAGTTCACAAAAGACAGTATTCGTCTTGTTAAGCGGTGCACAAAACCTGACAGAAAAGGTAAAATTTCTGAGAAATTTATTAGTTATTAAATTGTAAAGACTTTGACCTATCATATGATCTTTTTCAGAGTTCCAGAAAATTGCTATTGCCACAGCCATTGGTTTTTGCATAATGGGCTTCATAGGATTCTTTGTTAAACTAATCCATATTCCAATTAACAACATTATTGTGTAAGTAGATTTCATTTTTACGGGttaattttttcaatcgaaCAATTGCTTTCATACATCTATTTTGTACGTTTCAGGGGCTCGTAAACTCATGTTAAATAGGTACAATTAATGTCTAATAAGGTATTTCTCGTCTGTTTCCCCTTCTATGTActtttatttatgaaataaaaagatGTATTCTGTTCCGAATTGATCGCGATTGAAGTATGTGAAAGTGTGTGTATAATATCATAAGaatgaattttataataaaataagcatacaaaataacctttgttatttatttcaaatgttTCAAAGTTGTCCTTTAAAACTCTAAGAATAAGTCTAGAGAATGAGAATAATAAGTAGATATTAGTATCGAAGGcacttttattttaagaataaaatttttccttgAGTTACAACGATAAAATTTTGTCAGCCATTTTTCTAGTTTAAATTCAATGCATTTCTCCCTAAGGAAAAATAGCTGTCGCATGGTAGTCCATGGCCAGGTACTCGGTAATAAAAGACAATAGTACGATTTTGTTATGAAGAATAAAATCTTATGTACTGTTCGCTATTTGTTATTAAAGTTATtctgcacttatcccctagaaaGACTTTTTAATCGACTTTATTAAAACAATGAACCTATAAGTCAGATACTATGAGGGACAGTATCCAGGACTTTAATAATGGCAGTATGTATTGGATAGCAAACCTAATCATCAAAGTATATTCTAGATTTTTAAAGAACTCTAAATTTCGTCCATGATTCCTAACAATTGTACATTGCAAACATGAtcggaatatttttacttaaaaaatgcAATACTTTCAAACAGTCTGCGCAATACATGTGAGAAACAATTGGACAATATATGTTTGCAATAAGTTTGTTACAGATCCAATACTTAAATCCtttcaatacatcaataatattaataagaatTTTACTATTTTCTAAATCTTCAGAGCTTCAGCAATAGAAAAAGATTTGCATATAAATATAAACTCTGTTTTAATATGTCTGATACTATTACTTTCTGAACTCTGCATTAGTAAATAGACATTGATAATACATGCTTAACATATTATGTATTAAACTATTAAATACTCTCTTCGGGCaacttaataaaatttatataaaaagcaaatatatttatatatataatatatatatatgtatatatatgtatatatatgtatatatatgtatatatatgtatatatatgtatatatatgtatatatatatatgtatatatatgtatatatatgtagcaCCACACGTGTGACTGTTACGTGTTGATGTTTGTTTTACGCATTTACAAACATACATAACATTCGTAGATGTTTAATCCATTTATACCTTATATTCTGTATATAATTCACCTTAAAATATAGTAACGAAAATGAACGAATAACACGCTTGTAGTTATTAAAAATCTGCCAGAAGCGATATATTTGCTGCAGGTACTTGTTGGATTTGTCAAAATAAttggtgtatatatatttagaacAGAATTTAGATATAAATGGATTAATCTAGTAAATCGCGTACTGTGAATAATAACAAGAGGAAGACTTTGTCTTACTTCTATCTCATGAAGCGTAAGAAAAATCTTCTCCTTCGTTAGATCAACTGACGGTAACATTCCGAAAATGAAAAGCATTTTAGTCCATGGACTCGAAGCGCTTCACTATTAAACTATAGCTTTCATAAATTGCACGAACGCTTAAGCGTAGCCCAAAGTGCGTTTGGCAAGCTCTCTCTTCATTGATATTCGGGTAACAAAAATATAACACCTCTTTCTTTTACTCTGATCAATGTCTCTGATGGTTCTTTGGCATTCTCTCGCATCACTGTCACTCAACGTACTCACTGCGTGATTcaacaattaaaatttcaataattacaaagtCAGAGTCACTATATAAAGACAGAATGAAACATTAGAAATCAATTTTCATCGCAAACGCACTGAGGGAGGGTAACTACCCACAAAACTGAGGTATGTCGTTCGGCTCTTGTCATATTAATGAAACATTTAATTGTCATGTAATTAAGTGTTCATTAACCGTTAAtgacgcgcgcgtgtgtatatatatgtgcgtGTCTGCGAGTGTAAATATATAACATATGTATCTGTATAAAATATGCACatgtataatattaaatatcatTCGATTATTCGTATAATTATAAGTATCCTTTGAACGCGTTTCGTAATCGCGTCGCAATATGATAGTCGTAATCAATATCAGAAGACTTACTTACGAGTTACACTTTCTCTCACTGGTGAATCGAGAGATGGTCACATAAAAAATAACGGCACTAACATGATGCAATTTATAAGAGGTTCTCTCGATTCTCGCTTAAAAGTAACGAAAAGCACCCTGGCAGCGCTCGATCTTCTTTCTCTTCGAATTTACTTTTGATTTAGTGTCATGTGGGTCACTGTTGATCTATGACATTCACCGGAAATAAAACTTGCTTTCTAAGAATATGTTTTCATTTAGCATTAGAAGTTATAATGAATGTTTCATGTGTTTACAAGGTTCTACCAGGAATCTCCTTTAGATATCACCAAAATACGCTAACGTCCAATAATTTGACTCGACATCACTTGCTTATCTCGAGCACCacaaaagttattcgtttctatcttacATTTATCGATTACATTAATTATACCTTAGAATGTCACAGTACTTATGTTCAAGGAATTGGTTACTTACTTTCAAAAAAGGATTACTTTCAAGGAATGTCTTCAAGCGTTCtacgtcgaacgtttcgagtataaagGAGCATGTTAAAAAGAACAGGGAGGGAGGGTCGGAGGGAGGGATGGAGGGGGACGGGAAGAGAAGTAGGAAAACGACCTACTTTACGAAATTAAAGAGAAGGGACAGGGAGAAAAGAGGAGCGCGAAATTATGTTATCATAATTCAACTTACGAGCTATATAGACTTTGCAATTAACAGAGGAGGGAAGGAGATCTAGGAGAGTCCGGCTTACCGGATGTGACAGGGGAGATCCAACAAGAAGGACATTCACGAGACATATTCTCCAACTGTTACCGATATTCCTACTCCCCGATAGCGTCTTGGAATGCATACAACCTTCCGTTTACCCTCGTACAGCGTCGGATCTGTGGCAAAGTCGTGTCTGCAACTTCTCCAACCGGTAAACCTAACCTCCTCAGAGATTGCTCCCCAAAATGGCGCGGCAGGGATtacttataacggataaagcTACTAAACTGTGCAACCGGCATCCGAGGTTGGCACATAGGGGCTTTCCTGCCGGTAGAAATCACCCTCGTACTCTTCCACCTTCACCGGGTACTCTGTGACGCAGTTCTGGGGCTGGTTCAACGCTGGCGGAGGTTGCACAAAGTTCTCCTGATAACTAGGTAGATGCACTGGCTCCGCGAATTGTTGATAAGAGGTGTCCGAACCACCCTGTTTCAGGCACGTCGGCCCATGCAGGCTCAGCATGTCCACCAGCCTGCGCCTTTGCGTCTCCAATTCCTGGATCTGTGACTTCAGGTCGTGGTTCTGCGTTTCGAGGATCTCTGACTCCTGCACCAGAATTACCgtcttctctcgtttcttcaACCGGCATTTGGTTGCGGCGATTTTGTTCCTCTCGCGTCGCCTTCGACGTCTTTCCTCATCCTCGGGTGTCAGCTGGAAGGGTTTCACGGTGTTTACTAAACTGTTCTTGCTTTTACGAGGCGTTAATCACCATGGAGACGTTATTCGTGAAGGGACATTTGGGAATACAAACAtaggaaatataataatataaattggaATATAGGTAGGTAAAATTATTAGTCAATACACATAGTCGGAATAGGCGCACTGGCGAAATCGAAATCTCGTATGAAAAACTTTTATTCCGCACTTTTAATTTCAGTTTTCGTATGTTGTAGCACGAATTACGTCTCACCTTGTGTATGTACAAAAATAACGATACTGGGGGTCTTTCTTAACACTCTGTAGATTATATAACGACTTCTCTACACTGTCTACCGTAATAGTATTTGTAtctaaagtaaaaagaaaaaaataaaggatTCCAGCGTGGCCTGGTCAtggaataatttttgtaatagcAGGATCTTTGTCCTTTGAAAACTTTCATTTATGTTGATAGTGTAACGTATGCTAATGCTTGACTACATATAATAGTCAAAGGCAGAAGGAATATCCGGCCGGAAATCAAGGAGGACTCGGTGACTCGAGAACCCTTGAAATCGATGAAACGCCGACTTACAGCGCAATCGCCCGACGTCACGACTGTTTTATCGTTTTAACGAGAACAGTATGTGAGGATTTCTTACTCCACCgcggttgttgttgttgctcccctcgtcctcctcctcgtcgtccgcGCTGCCTTCCTccttctttgttctcttcttggaGTCATCCCCGCTTCCGTTGGCTCGCCTCTTCGTTTGTAACGTCAATTTCAACCCTGCAATTTTGACATATGAAACTGTTGATTTTAAATTACAAGCAGATTAGGATATACTCACAAAAGTGTTTTGCACGTGTGGAAATttgaatataca contains:
- the Atf3 gene encoding activating transcription factor 3 isoform X2, which translates into the protein MYNLNVNVNPSPAAAAGLLGVAAAEVTPRTPEIVNSLIAMTNPFEGYTNEKSRDRTDSTSSGLKLTLQTKRRANGSGDDSKKRTKKEEGSADDEEEDEGSNNNNRGGLTPEDEERRRRRRERNKIAATKCRLKKREKTVILVQESEILETQNHDLKSQIQELETQRRRLVDMLSLHGPTCLKQGGSDTSYQQFAEPVHLPSYQENFVQPPPALNQPQNCVTEYPVKVEEYEGDFYRQESPYVPTSDAGCTV
- the LOC143148948 gene encoding protein transport protein Sec61 subunit gamma isoform X2; the protein is MDQIKKLTEPGRQFTKDSIRLVKRCTKPDRKEFQKIAIATAIGFCIMGFIGFFVKLIHIPINNIIV
- the Atf3 gene encoding activating transcription factor 3 isoform X1 is translated as MYNLNVNVNPSPAAAAGLLGVAAAEVTPRTPEIVNSLIAMTNPFEGYTNEKSRDRTDSTSSGEPSPPSVQHTCSQLIKEGLKLTLQTKRRANGSGDDSKKRTKKEEGSADDEEEDEGSNNNNRGGLTPEDEERRRRRRERNKIAATKCRLKKREKTVILVQESEILETQNHDLKSQIQELETQRRRLVDMLSLHGPTCLKQGGSDTSYQQFAEPVHLPSYQENFVQPPPALNQPQNCVTEYPVKVEEYEGDFYRQESPYVPTSDAGCTV
- the LOC143148948 gene encoding protein transport protein Sec61 subunit gamma isoform X1, which translates into the protein MDQIKKLTEPGRQFTKDSIRLVKRCTKPDRKEFQKIAIATAIGFCIMGFIGFFVKLIHIPINNIIVGS